The window TTTTAGAGTATAACTCTTTAGTTTACTCAGCATCATCTTTAGAGTATGCTGTGAAAATATTGAGACACTATGATTTTATAATATCAGCATTAAAGAGAAAATCTTTAAAAAGTGAAAATAGAGTTTTAAAAGCTTATAACGAACATTTTGAAATTATAAGTTTATTGAGAGATGGAGAGTTAGAAAAAGCTAAAGAAGCCAATAGACTTCATCTGTTAAATGCAAAAGAAGTAGTAAAAAAGACCATCAAATAAGTTTGACGGTCTTTTTTTATTAGAACATATTTATAGATAGTGCAAATACCATCATAATTAAAGATACACCAAATAAACCAGCAAATGAGTATTTAATGTGATCTTTTAACTCAATACCAGCAAGTCCTATTCCTAAGAAAGTAGCAGGAACTAAAGGACTTATGAAAAGAGAAAGGTTTTTTCCAATAGTCATAGCTACAGCCATATTTAAAGGAGCAATTTCAAAGTTTTTACCAACTTCAATAGCAAGAGGCATCAATCCATAAAAATATGAATCTGTTCCTAAAACTAATCCAAGAGGTAGAGATAAAACTCCCATTAATATATGTAACTGAGAAGCAATAAATGATGGAATAACCTTTAGTAGAGGTATAGTCATAGCTTCTAGCATTCCACTATTACCTAAAATTCCAACCATAACTCCAGCTCCAAGCATAACAGATGATACATCAAGGGCTGCAGGAGCATGAGCTTTTAATCTATTTTTTTGATCTTTAGGATTAGGATAGTTAACTACAAGTGCAACAGCACATCCAATCATAAATACAAAATATGGAGGGAAAGTATTAATCAGTAATAAAACTAAAATTCCAAGAGTTAAAAGCATATTAAAAGCTGTTAACTTAGGTCTTTTTAATTCATTCTCTTTCTTTTGAGAGATATGAGTTCCCTCTTCTATTTCAAATTCAGGAGATGTTTTTTCCAAAACACCAGCACCATTAAATTTAATCTCTCTCATAGCACCAAAAACAGCTAGACCAATTGTAGTAGCAACTCCTAAAATTTGAATAGGAATCATGATATGCCACAAATCATTTGGATTCATCCCTAAAACTGTAGCTGCTCTAGCAACAGGACCACCCCAAGGTAAAAGATTCATAACACCCATTCCAGCTCCAACAATCATAAGTAAAAGTTGTGGACGGATATTTAATTTTTTATAAAGTGGTAATAGAGCTGGAACTGTAACTAAAACAGTTGTAACAGTGGCACCATCAAGGTGGGAGAAAATGGCAACAATGGCAGTGACAACGGCAACTGCAATAACATTTGTTCCAGCTTTTTTTACCAACTTATCAACAATAACGTCAAACATCCCGGCATCAGACATTAGACCGAAGAAAGTAACTGAGAAAATAAATAGAACGGCCATTTCACTAGTTTTTCCGACACCTTTTTTTACAAAAGTGACAATCTCTGGAAATGAAAAACCAGCTAAAACAGCAGCAATAAATGGAATTGTGATAAAAACAACCAAAGGTATAGTTTTTGATTTAAAAAGAAAATACATCATAGCAAATAACATAATAAAACCAGCAACGGCTAGTAACATAAATAAAACCTCCCCAAAACTATCAAAATTAAATTGAACAATTGTATACAAAAATTCTTGTTGTGCAAATTATAAATTTTTGTTTTAAAAAAGTCAATATATTTTTTTTAAAAACATTTTTTACTAAAAAGTAACATATTAATTAAAAAATAAAATAAAAAAACAGTTGACAAAATTAAAAAAATATATAAAATATAATTGTATACAATTATTCAAAAGTGAAATTTGCGGGAGGACTTATGATATCTTTATATAATAATGGAGTATTTTTAATTAATGGAAAAGAGATTATATCAGAGGAATCTGGTGTAAAATATAATAAAGAGGTTTCAAAGAAAGGAACAATAGCTTATAAAATTTTAGAAAAGCACAATGTTTCAAATAATATGGAAGATTTAAATTTAAAATTTGATTGCTTAGCTTCTCATGATATAACGTACGTAGGAATAATACAAACTGCTAGAGCAAGCGGTCTTGAAAAATTTCCAATTCCTTATGTCTTAACAAATTGCCACAACACTCTTTGTGCTGTTGGAGGAACAATAAATGAGGATGATCACATGTTTGGTCTTTCAGCGGCTAAGAAATACGGTGGAATATATGTACCACCTCATCAAGGTGTAATTCATCAATATATGAGAGAAACTATGGCTGGGTGTGGAAAGATGATCTTAGGTTCTGATAGTCATACAAGATATGGGGCGTTGGGAACTATGGCTATAGGTGAAGGTGGAGGAGAACTGGTAAAGCAGATTCTAAGCAAAACTTATGATATAAAATACCCAGGAGTAGTGGGAATATATTTAAAAGGA of the Cetobacterium sp. NK01 genome contains:
- a CDS encoding CitMHS family transporter; translation: MLLAVAGFIMLFAMMYFLFKSKTIPLVVFITIPFIAAVLAGFSFPEIVTFVKKGVGKTSEMAVLFIFSVTFFGLMSDAGMFDVIVDKLVKKAGTNVIAVAVVTAIVAIFSHLDGATVTTVLVTVPALLPLYKKLNIRPQLLLMIVGAGMGVMNLLPWGGPVARAATVLGMNPNDLWHIMIPIQILGVATTIGLAVFGAMREIKFNGAGVLEKTSPEFEIEEGTHISQKKENELKRPKLTAFNMLLTLGILVLLLINTFPPYFVFMIGCAVALVVNYPNPKDQKNRLKAHAPAALDVSSVMLGAGVMVGILGNSGMLEAMTIPLLKVIPSFIASQLHILMGVLSLPLGLVLGTDSYFYGLMPLAIEVGKNFEIAPLNMAVAMTIGKNLSLFISPLVPATFLGIGLAGIELKDHIKYSFAGLFGVSLIMMVFALSINMF